The Ricinus communis isolate WT05 ecotype wild-type chromosome 8, ASM1957865v1, whole genome shotgun sequence sequence attttaaatcttatgtgtcaaaaataagtactcatatcaaaataaatttatgtgtcaaaaattaaatatagatGTTTTTagaatcaaaaatttatatatatatatatatttgtcaaactaacattaatttaaaatatttttaagtgtttttttaataaatttttaaatattctaaaatatcattaattaattttaataaattataaaaattattttaataaactaatttattagttatataatattaaagtgtatttaaagtattattttataaattaaattattattacttaataaaaaatatattagtcatataatagataaagattgtatatttatatattatttatatatcaaaatatataaatattaatattttttaatatatcaaacTAAATACACAAATccaacaaaatttattaattgatatattagctatatatacaattaatcttaaaaataaaatcaatacggtattttagaattaaaaattattattaactagtCTTTTATTCGTGTGTTGCatagttgttattattattatttcgattataaaattaagattatagatacaatttaataaattttttaatatttaatattaatttataatactttaagaaataatagtaaactaactatttttaaatattttaaattttttaagattttattagtttaacaatataaaaattatttttaaaatatttatttattaattttaatattatataaattaatattatatcaaagaATTTTAGATCtcaaaagtttatatatatatatatatatattaaaaattaatttattaattaatataatattaaaatactatttttagtattataatcaatatttaattaacaaaataacttactaattaataaaaaatatgtcataattattttctataaacatacaataaatataaaattacacacacacacacatacatatatatatatatatatatatatatatatatatatatatatatatatatatatatatatatatatatatatatcagaaATAAGTATGTATTtcagaaatagaaattatgtataatttttggATACAAGGGAGGGGGAATACCCCAgcaacaaaacaagaaaaaacaaaaatcaaacaCTAATAACTCTAGGCCAAGCATGACCAATAGCATCACCAAGGATAATATCAGCAAGCTCCGAACAAACCACCTTCATCTTATggttatgattatttttaaatttatatccttttttattattaaatatttgatttaaatttcaaatctCAAATCTCACCCCCATACTGTAAGtgtgatattattattccttaattttttcaaaagaaattaatcattaatcccttaaatagaaatattgaaaaatttgattCGATGGAAACTTATCTTCTGCTGAAGAATTTACAATTACTAGAATTTAAATCTTTCGACGTtagaaacaaaacaaaacattttgaaatataCATGATTTTACAAAAGTTGAATTCAATTGAAATGTGATACATGATTTATCCGTAACAATGCCTATATCTCCCATATATCAAGAGGTTCCTGAAAACTACATAGCAGTAGGAACGATGGATTCCTGCTTGAACAGTTTTCAGTGATGAGACATAAGAGCAAAAGAGCATTCAGTCTTAAAAGAATGATAGTTCATTTCAGAGAGATCTATACATGCTTGTCTGCTACAAGACGGACCTTATTTAAAGATTCTTTAAATGCTTGCCAAGCAACCATGTAATGATCTTGAGATATCATGCCTTCCTCAACAACTTGCATTGCTCGTTTGAACAAGTGATCAAACCACTGAACCGGGTTACCAATATCAATATTGTTGACTCCAAGATCAGGTATGTACAAGCGCTTAAAATCCTTCCTCCACCGTGCTAAAATATATTGGTAAGGGATTTCCTCCACCCCATTGTAGTGCAGAATGCATAATGCGTGGCGACATAGATAACCTTTAAAGTTGAAACACCCACAAATGCACCGCACTTCTGCTCCTGATTTATCATACAGTACCTCAAAATTCCTAATATCACTCACATTTTCCTCACCCTCTCGCTCTTTGATCAAATATGTAACTACTGACCCGTTGACATGAACTTGCGTGATGCTAAAACAAGAAGACATCATCACCACCTCATCTTGGCATTTCCTAAATATTTCATTTGTGTACACTTGGGAAAGCTGTAATTCATAATAGCCACTTGTTCGCAACTTGAGGGTCGAGTCTCGAGACTCAACATCATCAAGAGCTTCCTTCTGATGtttctttcttaatattaattcGTACATGTCAAAAAACTCTCTCAAGGAAGTCTGATGATGCACATAACCATCAAAAAATGGGATCATAAACTCACCTCTTTGGAAAGTGGACATTCCAGCAAAAAAAGTGTCTTTGGAGAAAACTGGAGCCCACCATTCTCGATCTTCATAGAAAGTTCGAAGCAACTCATGATCTGCAATTCCAAAACGCTGGGTCAGGCCTTCCCATGCCAGTTCAAATTCATCCACCTTTAAAGAGTCATAGACAGTGGTATTCAGCATAATCTGAAATGCATCATAGTCCTGCAATGCTCCCAAGTTCTCAATAATTCTTTGCACAACATGTGCCAAAGAAAGACGATGATTAGATCTGGGAAACACCTCCGCAATTGCACTTTGCATGGCCTTGCATTGGTCAGTAATGATAGTTTGTGGAGGACGACCTAACATGCATGTAAGCCATGCCCTGAATAACCAGATATATGTTTCAAATGTCTCATCTGCAAGCAAACCACAACCGAGCAGAACAGATTGCCCATGGTGATTTGCTCCAACAAATGCAAATAGTGGTACTTCATATTTTTTTGACAAACATGTTGTGTCAAATATTATCACATCTGCAAAGTAGGCATATGCGGCCCTTGACCTTGAATCTATCCAGAAAACATTTTTCAGAAACCCCTCATCGGTGAGATCcatcaaatagaaaaaatttggATCTGTCAGCTGAACCCGagaaaagtaattataaatGATCTGCGCATCTCCTTTCTTTAGCTTCAAGCGCTTGGACCTATCAACACGGTGGCTACTCTCTCCTTCATAAGAATTTGAGCTTCCATAACCAAGTGGATCTGCAGTAGCTGTTCGGTATAATTTGATTGTTCGTACCTCGACATCAACAGttggttctatttttcttttagacccagcatccatcttcttgtGTGACTTAGAATTTTGTGCTCTTTCAGGATCAAAAGAGTGGTTGTGCTCAAGCTTGACTTCATCTACCCTCCACCTATTAGATTCCACTAACCTCAACCTTATCATTGCTAGACAGCCAGTTCTTGTTTCCTTTCTACGACTATTTGCTTCTTTCATTGTCTTAAAACCCTCGCAGTTGCAACAAAGCACTGCACCCCGTTTCTCCTTGCTGTTACGTTTTGTCCATGAAGATTTCACCCTGATGGCAAATCCCAACTCCTTGGCGTAAcagttataataattataggcATCATCATATGACTCAAACTCCATTCCCACTATAGGTGGAGGATAATCATGCCTCTGAGACTCACCATTTTGAACATCTACCAAAATTGTATTGTCTCCATCATTATCATGAACATGGTCTTCAATATCAAGAATTTGATCACAATTACTCTCAACGTCGTTACCTTCAGTTTCAAGGTCATGGCTGTCAATATCAAGGTTGTTATCTTCAATCTCAAGTCCATTTCCCTCAATCTCAAGACCATTCCCCTCAATTTCAAGGTCATTTCCCTCAATCTCTAGACTGTTGCTATCAAATTCAAGATCACCGCCTTCATCCTCCAGCAGTTGCTCACTGTTCTGAGAACCTTCTTCCATCTGAATtgcaaaacaaaaaatataacataaatgAAGTTGGCAAGCAATGACTCGCAAAATTTCTTTGCAATCTTTCATCATGCCATAATTAGTGCAAGTCTGAAGTCACCATCATATCCATTCGGTTTTTCTTCactttcaaaaaagaaaaacgcTCTGCTGATGATCTCTTTTAAAGAGCACATTCATCGACTCATCTATAGGATATCATACCTAAAGCTGCTTCTTCAAAATCAAGACTATATTTCCTGGAAGCATAATAAAACATTAGATTGCAGCAAATCCCATCACCTCTATCTCTAGTGTGTTTGTTTCTAGATAACTAAACAATTACTTGCAAGTTCAAATCCTCACCCAATATTTTCGATTCATGATCCCACTCTTCTAAAAAGATGTgcaaatttttaagaaaataatcataattGATGACTCCTTCCACATTAACATTGTCActtgttatttatcatttcaaattcaaatataaacaACCAAAAACCTCTCACCTTATACGCTGATTATATCTCAAGCAAAACATACACGGCTCAAATTTACTCAATATGGCTGCCAAATTTCCTAAACCGCAATACTGAAATTATTTTCAGCCTAAAATCCCAATGCCCTAACCAATCATTACAACTACAATTAAAAGGTTAACAACTTCcctaatagaaaaatagaaacaaaccAAAGCTCAAAACTCAGAAAGTCAAACAGAATTGCTGGAAATatgttcaaaaaaaaaaactgaaataataaaCTTACACGTAAAGGTACGTACTTGAGTTTATGAACCTCACTTGTCGCTGGGTAATTTGGGTTCTGACGGAGAGGATCCGTCGACCCGGGAAACCGGCGGTGGCGACCTTGATATTTATGTGCgcgtaattattatttttctttttcgctCTTGCTTCGTTGAAATCAAGCGAACTCGACGGGTGAGGTTAGACTTCCCTAAGCTGTGATACAGTGACTGTGTCCACGGTGAGTTTGTTAGGAGTGCTATGTCGTAAAATTACTCCACGTCCAAGATAAATTTTCAGGACGGTTGGTGTGTGTTGTAAAACGCCGTCGTCCAGCGCTGTTTGCtattctgtttttcttttttttcttttttgaaatgtgCTATTctgttttaattcttttcaaaAGGAGGAAGTATATTATATGACATCCAAGAGGTTAGATTTTCATCCGACAGTATtgctgttatttttattataattattttttaatttaaaaattaagattatgtcttttattacaaaatatttataactttaataaaatgtaACAGTTCttctcaaatatatatatatatatatatatatatatacaccagtaatttaataaatagcaTAATGCTAAATTTACCCTTAAGATTAAGCGATGATGTGTAAAAATTCAAGAACCTAtgtctaaaattaaattaataatccctaaattacaaatcaaaacaaaaatctcaaattcctaaaccaaaattaatagaaaatcaattatttctcAACAGTAGCATTTCCAATAAAACAACAGTAGCAATGgataaacaaattattaatGGAGGTGAAACTTCTTGCACCAGAGGTTTCAGGTGACAGATGAGCTCATTCCCAATGAGGATGATGGAAAAGGCCTGGTTCAACAATAGTAGCTCGCGAGTCATCCATCTTCTCTTCAATTCATCAAACACGACCAAAAGCCGATGAAAACACCATAAACATTGAGTAGGAGGTTGAATAATAAACTTACCTAAAATTTGATGGGGTGATTTAGATGGTGAATGATAAGGATGATTATTGCTGATATCAACAGGTGGAGAGtgtttggttattttattaaaaataaatatttcatttaatattatatatataaatattaatttaagttCGTATTCTTTTTTAACAAGAGGAtggaataagaaaaaaagaaataaatattattaaaataaaaagataaaatttaaaattcaattatgagataaaaataattaatttactcGATTCagcatattttaataaatactaGATCAGgatgaaaatattataatattaattaaaaagtcaatatttaaaaaaaatactgattgcaaatttcaatttaacacTTTTGTACAATAAACAAGAGATTTAACTATTCTATATACAgtccttttaataaattaagaaaaaaatattattgtacaaatttaaaatattatatatatcattcatatttttagtattttaaaattcattttatttaaatacataataatatattatttattgatttgtgcTACTTTTATTTGCACCTTAAATAAGTttattataatgataaaattataaaacggTTTAAGTAGCAATTTGTCTTTTAAATTTGTTGGTTAGGTCCAAATCgttccaaaattaattttatggtccaatttttcttcatatttaataaactggtcaatttattttcaatttaaaaagatatatttcaTCCTGATAAAAATGTAAACCCATAaattcaagaataaaaaatttgatttgttaatttaaataatacataaaaaaaaaaaagataaaagtatTTCTTTTTGGGTCTGTATTTTTATCAAGAGATTTAGCAAGaaaaatagcaagaagattttatttttatttgaatgatTCTTCAATTTTCATGGTGACTTTCCTCCACTTCCAGATTTTCATTGCAAGAAGATCTCCTTGCATGTCATCTTCTTCGTCTTCTTCTTTAACTCTTGCTCCAGTAAATGCTACAGTTTTATCTTTTTCGGCgtcttcatctttttctttctcggCTTCTACTTAGGCTGTTTTGAAGTCAGACGAAGAAAGATCTTTTAGCCATCTGATCAAGGTGGTGGGATAGGAGACAGTGGTTGCATGGATGTGATAGAGCCTTTTAGATACATAGAAATGGTTGAGAATGGTTTTAATCGGACGAACATTTTCTATATGAATTTCAGTAAGGATAAATTTTGCATCTAGAACGTCACCGGCCGTAAAATAACCATGAACAAATAGTCATTCAAACCCAAACTGAATAAGGAGCCACAAACACCAACTCAATTGAACGACGTCGTCACCAGCGGTAGTAACAATCCATCTCAAGCCGGCATGATTCAATTACCCAAACTCTTTAAACTCAATTTCAcaatttctttctatttctcTTACTCGTTCGTGAGTGCTTATGGAATTCTTtcattttgtaattgagaaatatagTTTAAATAGGAAATTGAAAAGACTTGCTCTTAAGAAGATAAATTAAGCCTAAACTTCTtaaggtttttcttttcaatgaATGTTAGATTGATGGAGgaagaaaaatagatttaagaacgagttttttttttttttttttaaatttattaaacaaaaaaaatattatatttttaatattaaatacgcGCGTGGTTATATAAAATGAGTTGAAAGATGATAAGAGAGCGTTAGAAAAATAgtttaacaaaattttaaaaaagagtcgaagataaaatatagttaataattttgtCTTTTTGACAACAACTTGTAGAATAGAAAGGGTAACTTATTCATTAAGTAATAAAGTCGGTGTGGGCCAAAGCAAGCCAACTTAGACTCCTCCAAATAATAAGTATTTCGTTGGAGGACAGTTTGGTAAATTTGATAAGGCAAGTGCTGTTATAAATACACCTCTTCCATGCTCACATTTCTCAATTAGCATTCGAAAGCAAAACCTAAACCTAATCTGAGTCGCCCTATCCATTTCTCATTGTATGCTTCTCTTCTTTAGCATTTCTTTTACGTTTATGTtgcaattttcatttttctgttttgttttgcTTGATTGATCTTATTTTGATGATCTGATGGCTTTGGATTTTCGATTTTCGGTTTTATGTTTGGATTCTCGATTTTGATGATCTGATGGCTTTGGATTTTCCAGTTTCGATTTtcgattttatatttagatctTAACCAGATTCTAGTTTTATAGATctaattatgtaatttggtATGCATGTCTATGTgattatcttctttctttttttcttttttttttaaaaaaaaaaaagatctaTGGGCtcttaattattgattatttcaatttaattagtgTTGATTTCGTCTTAGAGACTGATCTTTGATTTGGTGTTAAATTTAGTCTCTATTAGTTCTTATTTGTTATTTCCATCGGGAATCTTCAGTTTCttaacatttctttttttataattatttttaatttatctttgtGGTTTAATTGATCTGAAGAGTTAAAATCCTGATG is a genomic window containing:
- the LOC107261140 gene encoding protein FAR1-RELATED SEQUENCE 8-like isoform X2, with amino-acid sequence MEEGSQNSEQLLEDEGGDLEFDSNSLEIEGNDLEIEGNGLEIEGNGLEIEDNNLDIDSHDLETEGNDVESNCDQILDIEDHVHDNDGDNTILVDVQNGESQRHDYPPPIVGMEFESYDDAYNYYNCYAKELGFAIRVKSSWTKRNSKEKRGAVLCCNCEGFKTMKEANSRRKETRTGCLAMIRLRLVESNRWRVDEVKLEHNHSFDPERAQNSKSHKKMDAGSKRKIEPTVDVEVRTIKLYRTATADPLGYGSSNSYEGESSHRVDRSKRLKLKKGDAQIIYNYFSRVQLTDPNFFYLMDLTDEGFLKNVFWIDSRSRAAYAYFADVIIFDTTCLSKKYEVPLFAFVGANHHGQSVLLGCGLLADETFETYIWLFRAWLTCMLGRPPQTIITDQCKAMQSAIAEVFPRSNHRLSLAHVVQRIIENLGALQDYDAFQIMLNTTVYDSLKVDEFELAWEGLTQRFGIADHELLRTFYEDREWWAPVFSKDTFFAGMSTFQRGEFMIPFFDGYVHHQTSLREFFDMYELILRKKHQKEALDDVESRDSTLKLRTSGYYELQLSQVYTNEIFRKCQDEVVMMSSCFSITQVHVNGSVVTYLIKEREGEENVSDIRNFEVLYDKSGAEVRCICGCFNFKGYLCRHALCILHYNGVEEIPYQYILARWRKDFKRLYIPDLGVNNIDIGNPVQWFDHLFKRAMQVVEEGMISQDHYMVAWQAFKESLNKVRLVADKHV
- the LOC107261140 gene encoding protein FAR1-RELATED SEQUENCE 8-like isoform X1 is translated as MDMMMEEGSQNSEQLLEDEGGDLEFDSNSLEIEGNDLEIEGNGLEIEGNGLEIEDNNLDIDSHDLETEGNDVESNCDQILDIEDHVHDNDGDNTILVDVQNGESQRHDYPPPIVGMEFESYDDAYNYYNCYAKELGFAIRVKSSWTKRNSKEKRGAVLCCNCEGFKTMKEANSRRKETRTGCLAMIRLRLVESNRWRVDEVKLEHNHSFDPERAQNSKSHKKMDAGSKRKIEPTVDVEVRTIKLYRTATADPLGYGSSNSYEGESSHRVDRSKRLKLKKGDAQIIYNYFSRVQLTDPNFFYLMDLTDEGFLKNVFWIDSRSRAAYAYFADVIIFDTTCLSKKYEVPLFAFVGANHHGQSVLLGCGLLADETFETYIWLFRAWLTCMLGRPPQTIITDQCKAMQSAIAEVFPRSNHRLSLAHVVQRIIENLGALQDYDAFQIMLNTTVYDSLKVDEFELAWEGLTQRFGIADHELLRTFYEDREWWAPVFSKDTFFAGMSTFQRGEFMIPFFDGYVHHQTSLREFFDMYELILRKKHQKEALDDVESRDSTLKLRTSGYYELQLSQVYTNEIFRKCQDEVVMMSSCFSITQVHVNGSVVTYLIKEREGEENVSDIRNFEVLYDKSGAEVRCICGCFNFKGYLCRHALCILHYNGVEEIPYQYILARWRKDFKRLYIPDLGVNNIDIGNPVQWFDHLFKRAMQVVEEGMISQDHYMVAWQAFKESLNKVRLVADKHV